From the genome of Flavobacterium luteolum, one region includes:
- a CDS encoding AAA family ATPase codes for MRIAILGAHKVGKTTFAEKLHETLPDYEFYSEPYFELQEMGFDFSEVPTSDDYIIQLEHSLKQIVRSNRNAIFDRCPIDLLAYALAVDDKLNFSSIFNKIQNAIREIDVFVFVPIEKPDRILCSASDLPELRYEVNDIVRELIDDFDLEVIEVKGNLSERLNQIQNKIEY; via the coding sequence ATGAGAATAGCAATACTTGGAGCTCATAAGGTTGGTAAAACCACATTTGCAGAAAAACTGCATGAAACTCTTCCTGATTATGAGTTTTATTCAGAACCGTATTTTGAACTGCAAGAAATGGGTTTTGATTTTTCTGAAGTGCCTACTTCAGATGATTATATAATCCAGTTAGAACATTCTTTAAAACAAATAGTAAGAAGTAACAGAAACGCTATTTTTGACCGCTGTCCAATTGATCTTTTAGCATATGCTTTAGCGGTCGATGATAAATTAAATTTTTCGTCAATATTTAATAAAATTCAAAATGCAATTAGAGAAATTGACGTTTTTGTATTTGTTCCTATTGAAAAGCCAGATCGAATTTTGTGCTCAGCTTCTGATTTGCCCGAACTGAGGTATGAAGTAAATGATATTGTCAGAGAATTAATTGATGATTTTGATTTGGAAGTAATTGAAGTAAAAGGAAATTTATCTGAAAGATTAAATCAAATTCAAAATAAAATAGAATATTAA
- a CDS encoding acetyl-CoA C-acyltransferase, giving the protein MNKRVVIVSAVRTPIGSFMGGLSSVPAPKLGAAAIKGALSKINLDPKLVDEVFMGNVIQAGVGQAPARQAALFAGLSEEVAATTVNKVCASGMKAVMFAAQAIACGDAEIVVAGGMESMSLIPHYVQMRAGNKFGPATMLDGMQKDGLTDAYDNNAMGVCADLCASEYKISREEQDAFAIQSYERSAKAWDAGKFDNEVVPVEVPQRRGEPVIFSKDEEYTNVKLDKIPSLAPVFTKDGTVTAANASTINDGAAALVLMSEEKASALGLKPLAYIKGYADAAQEPKWFTTSPAKALPKALDKAGISISDVDYFEFNEAFSVVGLANAKILNLDNDKVNVNGGAVSLGHPLGASGARIIVTLLNVLEQNNAKTGAAAICNGGGGASAIVIERA; this is encoded by the coding sequence ATGAACAAAAGAGTTGTTATCGTTTCTGCCGTTAGAACACCTATCGGAAGTTTCATGGGCGGGTTATCTAGTGTACCTGCTCCAAAATTAGGCGCTGCTGCCATAAAAGGAGCGCTTTCAAAAATTAATCTTGACCCAAAATTAGTCGATGAAGTTTTCATGGGAAATGTAATTCAGGCAGGTGTCGGACAAGCTCCAGCACGCCAAGCAGCACTTTTTGCTGGTCTGTCTGAAGAGGTTGCCGCTACAACAGTAAACAAAGTATGTGCTTCTGGAATGAAAGCTGTAATGTTTGCTGCTCAAGCAATCGCATGCGGTGACGCTGAAATTGTGGTCGCGGGCGGAATGGAAAGCATGAGTTTGATTCCTCACTACGTACAAATGCGTGCCGGAAACAAATTTGGTCCAGCTACTATGCTTGACGGAATGCAAAAAGATGGTTTGACAGATGCTTACGACAATAACGCAATGGGAGTTTGCGCTGACTTGTGTGCATCTGAATACAAAATCAGCCGTGAAGAACAAGATGCATTTGCAATTCAGTCTTATGAAAGAAGTGCAAAAGCTTGGGACGCTGGAAAATTCGATAATGAAGTTGTTCCTGTTGAAGTACCGCAAAGACGCGGCGAACCTGTTATATTTTCTAAAGATGAGGAATATACTAACGTGAAATTAGATAAAATTCCATCTTTAGCACCAGTTTTCACAAAAGACGGAACTGTAACTGCCGCAAATGCTTCAACAATAAATGATGGAGCTGCTGCTTTGGTTTTAATGTCTGAGGAAAAAGCAAGTGCCTTAGGCTTAAAACCTTTAGCTTACATAAAAGGCTATGCAGATGCTGCACAAGAACCAAAATGGTTTACAACAAGTCCAGCAAAAGCATTACCAAAAGCTTTAGATAAAGCAGGAATTTCAATTTCAGATGTTGATTATTTCGAATTCAACGAAGCTTTCTCTGTTGTTGGATTAGCCAATGCAAAAATATTAAACCTAGACAATGATAAAGTAAACGTAAATGGTGGCGCTGTTTCTTTAGGACATCCTCTTGGAGCTTCTGGAGCACGAATTATCGTAACTTTACTTAATGTTTTAGAACAAAACAATGCAAAAACTGGAGCTGCTGCAATTTGCAACGGTGGCGGTGGCGCATCGGCAATTGTTATCGAAAGAGCTTAA
- a CDS encoding C40 family peptidase, whose amino-acid sequence MFGICNLAIVPVRAEASDRSEIVTQLLFGEHIEILERQNQWAKIRIQYDDYVGWVDSKQYQVITKEQFDLLSKESIILNADLIDYITAPNNLLLPIPLGASLSFLNNSEINTSNFDFEGTKTSGIKPKSALIKTAFMYLNAPYLWGGKTPFGIDCSGFTQMVYKLNGYKIHRDASQQALEGDPLSFIEECEPGDLAFFDNDEGNITHVGIIMENNYIIHASGKVRIDRLDHSGIYNPEINKHTHKLRVIKKII is encoded by the coding sequence ATGTTTGGAATTTGCAATTTAGCCATAGTACCTGTTCGAGCTGAAGCCAGCGACAGAAGTGAAATTGTTACACAGCTCTTGTTTGGCGAGCATATCGAAATTTTAGAACGCCAGAATCAATGGGCTAAAATAAGAATTCAGTACGACGATTATGTTGGCTGGGTAGATTCTAAACAATATCAGGTTATTACCAAAGAACAATTTGATCTTCTGAGCAAAGAGTCAATTATTTTAAATGCCGATTTAATTGATTATATCACTGCACCAAATAATCTATTACTTCCAATTCCGCTTGGAGCTTCATTATCTTTTTTAAACAATAGCGAAATCAATACTTCCAACTTTGATTTTGAAGGAACCAAAACCAGCGGTATCAAACCTAAAAGCGCTTTAATTAAAACTGCCTTTATGTATTTGAATGCTCCGTATTTATGGGGCGGAAAAACACCTTTTGGTATTGACTGTTCTGGTTTTACTCAAATGGTTTACAAATTAAACGGCTATAAAATTCATCGTGACGCTTCTCAGCAGGCACTTGAAGGCGATCCGTTAAGTTTTATTGAAGAATGCGAACCAGGTGATTTGGCTTTCTTTGATAATGATGAAGGAAACATTACCCATGTTGGCATCATCATGGAAAACAACTACATCATTCACGCAAGTGGCAAAGTACGAATTGACCGTTTGGACCACAGCGGAATTTATAATCCAGAAATAAACAAAC